Proteins encoded together in one Lachnospiraceae bacterium JLR.KK008 window:
- a CDS encoding phosphoenolpyruvate carboxykinase (ATP) — MSTKAYYPLNEIGAGKPGFSKTRSIVEAAFYGNNVVKVNTLKEAYELAKNSPGTVVTDMPVYHGEEFGLERDAKVLLFNDGAVTGRYAAARRIKGEPGVDEAKLDKVVMDAVYETRWKTMYHAECFIGLDPEFMAKAHLLIPEGEENILYNWMLNFQYMSDEYVKMYKNSKPIGDGKEPDIYIFSDPQWAPHDAPDVDYSCLSDPLTLCYFDTNQNCAAILGMRYFGEHKKGTLTMAWALANRNGYASCHGGQKEYTLADGSKFVASVYGLSGSGKSTLTHAKHGGKYPITVLHDDAFIINTDTCSSVALEPTYFDKTADYPTGCPDNTYLLSAQNCSCTMDEDGKIQLVTEDVRNGNGRAIKSKLWSPNRVDKIDAPVNAIFWIMKDPTIPPVLKLKGSALASVMGATLATKTSTAERVAAGTDLNALRIVPYANPFRTYPLVHDYEKFKKLVEEKNVACYIVNTGDFMGKKVKPADTLGILETIVEGKANFEKWGPFEDIEIMNDWSGKTGDFTPDLNDKDYAAALKNAMQNRVDAVEGFATKKEGYDKLPDEALEAVKKLVDALK, encoded by the coding sequence ATGTCAACAAAAGCGTATTATCCGTTAAACGAGATCGGTGCTGGAAAACCGGGTTTTTCCAAGACACGTTCTATCGTTGAGGCAGCTTTCTATGGCAATAATGTTGTGAAAGTCAACACATTAAAGGAAGCGTATGAATTAGCGAAAAATTCTCCGGGCACTGTTGTAACAGACATGCCGGTATATCACGGAGAGGAATTTGGTCTTGAGAGAGACGCAAAGGTTCTTTTGTTCAATGACGGCGCCGTTACGGGACGTTATGCAGCAGCGCGCCGTATTAAGGGAGAACCGGGCGTAGACGAAGCAAAACTCGATAAAGTAGTAATGGATGCTGTCTATGAGACACGCTGGAAAACGATGTATCATGCAGAGTGCTTTATCGGACTTGATCCTGAATTTATGGCAAAAGCTCACCTCCTTATTCCGGAAGGTGAAGAGAACATCCTTTACAACTGGATGTTGAACTTCCAGTATATGTCTGACGAGTATGTGAAGATGTACAAGAACTCCAAACCGATCGGAGACGGCAAAGAGCCTGATATTTATATTTTCTCCGATCCACAGTGGGCACCGCACGATGCACCGGATGTGGATTACAGCTGCCTGAGCGATCCGCTGACACTTTGCTATTTTGATACGAACCAGAACTGCGCGGCAATTCTCGGTATGAGATATTTCGGCGAGCATAAGAAAGGTACGCTGACAATGGCATGGGCACTTGCTAACAGAAACGGTTATGCTTCCTGCCACGGTGGTCAGAAAGAGTATACGCTTGCGGACGGTTCCAAGTTCGTTGCTTCCGTTTATGGTCTGTCAGGTTCCGGAAAATCCACACTGACACATGCAAAACATGGCGGCAAATATCCGATCACGGTTCTGCATGATGATGCGTTCATCATCAATACGGATACCTGCTCTTCCGTAGCGTTAGAGCCTACTTATTTTGATAAGACTGCAGATTATCCGACAGGCTGCCCGGACAATACCTATCTTTTGTCCGCACAGAACTGTTCCTGCACGATGGATGAGGACGGCAAGATCCAGCTTGTGACAGAGGATGTAAGAAACGGTAATGGCCGTGCAATCAAATCCAAACTTTGGTCTCCGAACCGTGTAGATAAGATCGATGCACCGGTTAATGCGATCTTCTGGATTATGAAAGATCCGACGATTCCGCCGGTACTGAAATTAAAAGGTTCCGCACTTGCTTCTGTTATGGGTGCTACACTGGCTACAAAGACTTCCACTGCAGAGCGTGTTGCAGCAGGTACCGATCTGAACGCACTCCGTATCGTGCCTTATGCAAACCCGTTCAGAACATATCCGCTCGTACATGACTATGAGAAGTTCAAAAAACTGGTGGAAGAGAAGAATGTTGCCTGCTATATCGTAAACACAGGTGACTTCATGGGCAAGAAGGTAAAACCGGCCGATACACTTGGTATTCTTGAGACGATCGTAGAAGGAAAGGCTAATTTCGAAAAATGGGGTCCTTTCGAAGACATCGAAATCATGAACGACTGGTCCGGTAAGACAGGCGACTTTACACCTGACCTGAACGATAAAGATTATGCGGCAGCACTGAAGAATGCTATGCAGAATCGTGTTGATGCGGTAGAAGGTTTCGCAACGAAGAAGGAAGGCTATGACAAACTTCCTGATGAAGCACTGGAAGCAGTGAAGAAACTGGTAGATGCGTTGAAATAA
- a CDS encoding SpoIID/LytB domain-containing protein: MEKRHRMWLKAFMIIAGLLLFCFLAGKRGPEVDYEKEARIRQYEEDESITKTETTLLAYGDMIQGTATGPEDNTVLTTDGIFTYENEEVESCRFKQVTAYVRDNRILEVVEREDQKEVVLPNLWISEVEEDTILCFLSGISFYVPYQAENSDREQVADLILYDGAVKDCIFKKEKVTGKLLGVTEQEIRLAGQNFALSEDVRVYRLYGEMKEITLQDLPIGYENTDYVIEDGEVCACLVTCEENMETIRVLLQSGNYNGRYHDSVLLSADCEYTLRYGEEEERHGSGEGITIDADSSYFKENERITLTLAVNTGKITLHSIQRGREQTDYRGSMEIIKTEEGLVVINELLLEEYLYGVVPSEMPASYPPESLKAQAVCARTYAYRNMEKAGLPELGAHVDDSTAFQVYGNTDEKAETTAAVKATKGELLLYEGEPVNAYYYSTSCGYGTDMRAWNGSEADTLPYLQARSICQGGAEIVTASGQTTATPTPEEIQEESLFAQFIMQEQTDFFESEEAWYRWKYIVDEVDVEEIERRLAERYALQPQFILTKTGEDDYSSLQTEKIGDLKEISIVGRTAGGNAAELLIEGSEKTYLVMTEYNIRCILNSGQHPVIRQDGSEVASATLLPSAFFTITTAKENGKVTGYSITGGGYGHGIGMSQNGARQMALAGMSGEEILAFFYNGSYLETIY; encoded by the coding sequence ATGGAAAAGAGACATAGAATGTGGCTGAAAGCGTTTATGATTATAGCGGGCCTTTTGCTTTTCTGTTTTCTGGCGGGAAAGCGTGGACCGGAGGTGGATTACGAAAAAGAGGCGCGGATCAGGCAGTATGAGGAAGATGAGAGCATTACGAAGACAGAAACAACACTGTTGGCATACGGGGATATGATACAGGGAACTGCGACAGGACCGGAGGACAACACGGTACTGACAACAGACGGAATCTTTACATATGAGAACGAGGAAGTGGAAAGCTGCAGATTCAAGCAGGTGACAGCCTACGTCAGGGATAACAGGATTCTGGAAGTGGTAGAACGCGAAGATCAGAAAGAGGTGGTGCTGCCTAACCTGTGGATCAGTGAAGTGGAGGAGGACACCATTCTCTGTTTTCTGTCGGGGATCAGTTTCTATGTACCGTATCAGGCTGAAAACAGCGACCGGGAGCAGGTGGCAGATCTCATACTCTATGACGGGGCAGTGAAAGACTGCATCTTCAAAAAGGAAAAGGTGACAGGGAAGCTACTCGGTGTGACAGAGCAAGAGATCAGGCTGGCAGGGCAGAACTTTGCATTGTCGGAGGATGTCAGGGTATACCGGCTATATGGGGAGATGAAAGAGATTACCCTGCAGGATTTGCCGATTGGTTATGAGAATACGGACTATGTGATAGAGGATGGAGAAGTATGTGCCTGCCTTGTGACCTGTGAGGAGAACATGGAAACGATTCGCGTCCTCTTACAGAGTGGAAATTATAACGGGCGTTATCATGATAGCGTTCTGTTATCGGCGGATTGTGAGTATACGCTGCGCTATGGAGAGGAAGAGGAACGGCATGGATCAGGGGAAGGCATCACCATCGATGCAGACAGTAGTTATTTTAAAGAAAATGAAAGAATAACTCTGACTCTGGCAGTCAATACAGGCAAGATTACCTTACATTCGATTCAGCGGGGACGTGAACAGACAGATTACAGGGGAAGCATGGAGATCATAAAGACAGAAGAGGGGCTTGTCGTGATTAACGAGCTTTTGCTGGAAGAGTATCTGTATGGGGTCGTTCCGAGTGAGATGCCGGCTTCCTATCCTCCGGAAAGTTTGAAGGCACAGGCAGTCTGTGCCAGGACATATGCTTATCGGAATATGGAGAAGGCAGGTCTGCCGGAACTTGGTGCACATGTAGACGACAGTACGGCATTTCAGGTATATGGCAATACGGACGAAAAAGCGGAGACGACAGCAGCGGTGAAGGCGACAAAAGGAGAACTTTTGCTGTATGAAGGAGAGCCTGTCAATGCCTATTATTATTCCACTTCCTGCGGATATGGGACAGATATGCGGGCGTGGAACGGATCGGAGGCAGACACGCTTCCTTATCTGCAGGCGAGAAGCATCTGCCAGGGCGGAGCGGAAATTGTCACTGCTTCCGGACAGACGACAGCAACACCGACTCCGGAAGAGATTCAGGAAGAATCATTGTTTGCACAGTTTATCATGCAGGAACAGACAGATTTTTTTGAGAGCGAAGAGGCATGGTACCGATGGAAGTATATTGTCGATGAAGTCGATGTGGAAGAGATCGAGCGGCGGCTTGCGGAGCGATATGCGCTTCAGCCACAATTCATACTCACAAAAACGGGAGAGGATGACTATTCCAGTCTGCAAACCGAAAAGATCGGTGACCTGAAGGAAATCAGCATTGTCGGGAGAACTGCGGGAGGGAATGCGGCAGAGCTGCTGATTGAAGGCAGTGAGAAAACGTATCTCGTAATGACAGAATATAATATCAGGTGTATTTTAAATAGCGGTCAGCATCCGGTAATCCGTCAAGATGGAAGTGAAGTCGCATCTGCCACCTTGCTTCCAAGCGCTTTCTTTACAATAACGACTGCTAAGGAAAACGGAAAGGTAACAGGATATAGCATAACAGGTGGTGGCTATGGTCATGGGATCGGTATGAGCCAGAACGGGGCCAGACAGATGGCTTTGGCAGGTATGAGTGGGGAAGAAATACTGGCATTTTTTTATAACGGGAGTTATTTGGAAACAATTTATTAA
- a CDS encoding phosphatase — MKKLVADLHTHTIVSGHAYGTIREMAAAAAEKELKILGISEHAPGIPGTVAPFYYGNLQVIPRILYGVKILHGCEVNVLSGGRLSLEQQYLDWLDYAIAGIHRPCYEDEGREKNTENVIACMKNEKIRFISHPDDDHTPFDYVELVKAAEKYQVALEVNNSSLVKKELRQNCYENYKTMLQLCMKHGVHIIVNSDAHDPSWVGEFRLAEELLSELKFDESLILNNNMEKVEQFLLAKEKRNFPEKSYKN, encoded by the coding sequence ATGAAAAAACTGGTCGCAGATCTGCATACACATACGATCGTCAGTGGACACGCATACGGAACGATTCGTGAGATGGCGGCGGCTGCCGCTGAAAAGGAACTGAAGATTCTGGGAATCAGTGAACACGCGCCAGGGATTCCCGGGACGGTGGCTCCCTTCTACTATGGAAATTTGCAGGTCATTCCCCGCATCTTATATGGAGTGAAGATTCTTCACGGCTGCGAGGTCAATGTGCTCTCCGGCGGACGGCTTTCTCTGGAACAGCAATATCTGGATTGGCTGGACTATGCGATCGCGGGGATACATCGCCCATGTTATGAGGATGAAGGGCGGGAGAAAAATACAGAAAATGTGATCGCCTGTATGAAGAATGAAAAAATTCGTTTTATCTCTCATCCGGATGATGATCATACGCCGTTTGATTATGTAGAGCTGGTAAAAGCTGCAGAGAAGTATCAGGTGGCGCTTGAAGTGAACAACAGTTCTCTGGTAAAGAAGGAATTGCGGCAAAACTGTTATGAGAATTATAAAACGATGCTGCAGCTCTGCATGAAACATGGCGTCCATATCATTGTAAACTCTGATGCCCATGATCCGAGCTGGGTCGGTGAATTTCGTCTGGCAGAGGAATTGTTGTCAGAGCTGAAATTTGACGAGAGTCTTATTTTAAATAATAATATGGAAAAAGTGGAGCAATTTCTTCTTGCAAAGGAAAAGCGTAATTTCCCTGAGAAATCGTACAAGAACTGA
- a CDS encoding YihY/virulence factor BrkB family protein: MAIYEGKKGMWRKIFNIIRNFTRKVSRDNVSAHAASTAFFLFLSLIPLLMLVCSILPYTPVTESMLMQFMVDLTPDSADGLMVYLVGEVYDQSAGVISIAAVATIWVAAKGMLALMRGLNAVNGVTERRNYFLLRVEACFYTVLMLISMIIALLILVFGNKLSGVLSDQVPGIGAFLRIFMYIRFVPVWLILTAVFAVLYTYIPRVRTRLLYQLPGALLAAVAWSCFSWGFSIYVDKFNGFSMYGNLTTVIIVMLWLYFCMYLLLIGANINRYFLPAIEFLHKKHRYQRSAGH; encoded by the coding sequence ATGGCGATTTATGAAGGCAAGAAAGGTATGTGGCGTAAAATATTTAATATCATACGTAATTTTACAAGAAAGGTGTCACGGGACAATGTGAGCGCCCATGCGGCCAGCACAGCTTTTTTTCTTTTTCTGTCTCTGATCCCGCTGTTGATGCTGGTCTGTTCAATTCTTCCCTATACGCCGGTGACAGAATCGATGCTGATGCAGTTCATGGTCGATCTGACACCGGATTCCGCGGATGGTTTGATGGTATATCTTGTGGGAGAAGTTTACGATCAGTCTGCGGGCGTTATTTCTATCGCGGCTGTGGCGACGATATGGGTGGCTGCCAAGGGAATGCTGGCATTGATGCGGGGGCTGAATGCTGTCAACGGCGTGACAGAGCGGAGAAATTATTTTCTCCTGCGGGTGGAAGCCTGTTTCTATACTGTGTTGATGCTCATCTCGATGATAATCGCTCTGCTGATTCTTGTATTTGGCAATAAACTGTCAGGAGTCCTTTCTGATCAGGTACCCGGGATTGGCGCATTTTTGCGTATCTTCATGTATATCCGGTTTGTGCCGGTCTGGCTCATACTGACAGCCGTGTTTGCAGTTCTCTATACATACATTCCAAGAGTGAGGACGCGGCTGCTCTATCAACTGCCGGGCGCTCTGCTTGCGGCTGTGGCATGGAGCTGTTTTTCCTGGGGATTTTCCATCTATGTTGATAAATTTAACGGTTTCAGTATGTATGGAAATCTGACGACGGTCATCATTGTGATGTTATGGCTCTACTTCTGCATGTATCTGCTGCTTATAGGGGCCAACATTAACCGCTACTTTTTGCCGGCGATTGAGTTTCTGCACAAAAAACACCGTTATCAGAGAAGCGCTGGTCATTAG
- the pheS gene encoding phenylalanine--tRNA ligase subunit alpha, with the protein MREKLKQIKEKALEQIREAQAPEMLNEVRVNILGKKGALTAVLKSMKEVAPEDRPKVGQLVNETREEIERVLEDAKRKMDQIIREQKMKEEVIDVTLPAERNILGHRHPNMITLEEVERIFIGMGYEVVEGPEVEKDYYNFEALNIPADHPAKDEQDTFYVNGDILLRTQTSPVQVRVMEQGKLPIRMIAPGRVFRSDEVDATHSPSFHQIEGLVVDKNITFADLKGTLAEFARELFGEDTKVKFRPHHFPFTEPSAEVDVSCFKCHGKGCRFCKGSGWIEILGCGMVHPHVFEMCGIDPKEYTGFAFGMGLERISLLKYEIDDMRLLYENDIRFLRQF; encoded by the coding sequence ATGAGAGAGAAATTAAAGCAGATCAAAGAAAAAGCACTGGAGCAGATTCGGGAGGCGCAGGCTCCGGAAATGCTGAATGAAGTGAGAGTGAATATTCTCGGAAAAAAGGGTGCGCTCACTGCCGTGCTGAAAAGTATGAAGGAAGTGGCTCCCGAAGACCGGCCCAAGGTCGGACAACTTGTCAATGAGACGAGAGAAGAGATCGAGAGAGTGCTGGAAGATGCCAAAAGAAAGATGGATCAGATTATCCGCGAGCAGAAGATGAAAGAAGAGGTCATCGACGTCACGCTGCCGGCTGAGAGAAATATTCTTGGACACAGACATCCCAATATGATCACGCTGGAGGAAGTGGAGCGGATCTTTATCGGCATGGGCTATGAGGTCGTGGAAGGGCCGGAAGTGGAAAAGGATTATTATAATTTTGAGGCGCTCAACATTCCCGCCGACCATCCGGCGAAAGATGAGCAGGATACCTTTTATGTGAACGGCGATATTTTGCTGCGGACGCAGACTTCTCCGGTGCAGGTGCGTGTGATGGAGCAGGGGAAACTGCCGATCCGTATGATTGCGCCTGGGCGGGTATTTCGCTCCGACGAGGTGGATGCCACCCATTCGCCCTCTTTCCATCAAATCGAAGGGCTTGTTGTTGACAAAAACATTACCTTTGCCGATCTGAAAGGGACGCTGGCAGAGTTTGCCCGGGAACTGTTCGGGGAGGATACGAAAGTGAAATTCAGACCGCATCACTTCCCGTTCACGGAGCCGAGTGCGGAGGTGGATGTGAGCTGCTTCAAGTGCCATGGCAAGGGCTGCCGGTTCTGTAAGGGAAGCGGATGGATCGAAATCCTTGGCTGTGGTATGGTGCATCCTCATGTGTTTGAAATGTGCGGCATTGATCCGAAGGAATATACGGGTTTTGCGTTCGGGATGGGTCTGGAACGGATTTCTTTGTTAAAATATGAGATTGACGATATGCGTCTGCTGTATGAGAATGATATTCGTTTTTTAAGACAGTTTTAG